One window from the genome of Thermococcus sp. EP1 encodes:
- a CDS encoding P1 family peptidase — protein MKALELGIRIGVFEHGKMNSITDVNGVKVGHVTLIWGEGKLIPGKGPVRTGVTAILPHDGNIYKEKVLAGVFVMNGYAKPVGLIQVMELGTIETPLLLTNTLSVGVATDALIEYMLKENEDIGVTTGSVNPIVMECNDSYLNDIRGRHVKKEHVFDAIESANRYFKEGSVGAGTGMSAFEFKGGIGSSSRIVEIAGEEYNVGALVLSNFGKREDLTIAGVPVGMELKDWPGRGGKGKGSIIMVIATDAPLNSRQLGRVAKRAIVGLARTGGYAYNGSGDIALAFSTAQKIPHYMEKPLKLDVLPDSSLSMLFKATAEAVEEAIINSLLQAETMVGRDGHIRHALPKDKVLEIMEKYGRLERS, from the coding sequence ACTCTATTACCGATGTTAACGGAGTCAAAGTAGGGCATGTTACATTAATTTGGGGAGAGGGCAAGCTTATCCCTGGGAAAGGTCCTGTTAGAACAGGAGTAACTGCTATACTTCCACATGATGGCAATATTTATAAGGAAAAGGTTTTAGCAGGGGTTTTTGTTATGAATGGGTATGCGAAGCCAGTAGGACTCATCCAAGTGATGGAACTAGGAACCATTGAAACTCCACTACTTCTAACAAATACGTTAAGTGTTGGCGTGGCTACAGATGCTCTTATTGAATACATGCTAAAAGAAAATGAAGATATTGGAGTAACCACGGGATCAGTTAACCCTATTGTCATGGAATGTAATGACTCATACTTAAATGATATCCGAGGAAGACATGTGAAAAAAGAACACGTATTTGATGCAATTGAAAGCGCTAATAGGTATTTTAAAGAAGGCTCAGTTGGAGCTGGGACTGGGATGAGTGCCTTTGAGTTTAAGGGAGGAATTGGCTCATCTTCTAGGATTGTTGAGATAGCAGGAGAGGAATATAATGTTGGAGCATTGGTTTTGAGTAACTTTGGGAAAAGGGAGGATTTAACCATAGCTGGAGTTCCAGTTGGTATGGAATTAAAAGACTGGCCTGGAAGAGGTGGAAAAGGAAAAGGCAGTATCATAATGGTAATTGCTACTGATGCTCCATTAAATTCCCGACAACTAGGTAGAGTTGCAAAGAGGGCTATTGTTGGACTTGCAAGAACTGGAGGTTACGCTTACAATGGAAGTGGAGATATCGCTCTTGCATTTTCAACAGCCCAAAAAATTCCCCATTACATGGAAAAACCTTTAAAACTAGACGTTCTTCCCGATAGTTCCCTTTCCATGTTGTTCAAAGCTACCGCTGAAGCGGTGGAGGAAGCCATAATAAACTCCCTTCTTCAAGCAGAAACGATGGTAGGTAGGGATGGCCATATAAGGCATGCTCTTCCCAAAGACAAAGTTCTAGAGATCATGGAAAAATATGGACGACTTGAGAGGAGCTAA